The window CTCTTTCAAGTATTTATTGGTCTTTTGATTGGAATTTACAGGTAATAAATATCCCATTGAATCCGTCGCCTGTAAAATTCTATATTTTTCAATGATTTCCCAAGCTTTTGGCAGTAACGGTACTTTAACACGTTCGTCTGTTTTTTCTCTTTTAGTAAATATCCAATAGTTCCCATCGATCCCCTGTACGATATTGTCGTCGGTTAGTTCCTTTACATCCACATAAGACAAGCCTGTATAGCAGGAAAACACAAAACAATCCTTTACCCGTTGTAAACGTTCACTTGTAAACTCTGTACTTTCTAACAGTTCCAATTCCCTTTCGCTCAGGTAAGCCCTATCGTATTTCTGATACTTCAATTGGAATTGGTTGAACGGGTTTTTGTGCATCCATTCCAATTTAACAGCAAGGTTTACCATTTTTTTGAAACGTTCCAAATGTTTCATAACTCCGTTGTTGCTTAACATGAGCTGTTTCCGGGAATTCCTGTAATTGCGAAGGAAGTGTTCAAAATCGGTTACAAATTCGTAGTTCAATTGCTTTAGATAGATGTCCTTTAATCTTCTTTTCTTTAGCAGGAATTTGTACAGATATTTTTCAGTTGTATAATAATTTTTCATTGTCCCTCTTTTAAGAACAAATGCCATATTTCCATAATGGTAAGCAATGAGTTCCCGTAAGGTCTTACTGTTATCATCCTCTCCAAGATACCGAGCTTTAATAGCTTCAGAGGATATAAACTTGTCTTCCTCTAAAATCTCCTTATGGCACTCCAAAAGCCTGTTATATACCTCGTCTAAATAGGTATTTAACGTTCTTACCTGTTGGGAATTGCCTCTGCCTCGGCTTTTGTTACTATCCCAATCTTTAATTGGAATTACTCGTTTTAAACTGATTTCTGCACGCTTTCCGTTAATTGTGATGCGTACATAGATGGAAAGTTGTTTGTGATTACTTCTTGATTTTCTAGTAAAGAAAATTACCGTAAAGGTGTGTTTTGTCTTCATTTTCAATGACTTTGAGTTAAACAATATTGTTAAATCGAAAGTCAAATCATACCCGAAGGTTCTCTAAAGATAGTACAATTTTGATGAAACATTGCACACCGAATTGCACACCTTTTATATGGTTTTAAATGAATTAAAATAAGTGTATAAAAAACGAAAAACACTGAAAATCATACGATTAACAGTGTTTTGATTCTAGTTGATACTAGGTTCGTCGGGGTGGCAGGATTCGAACCTGCGACCTCCTCGTCCCAAACGAGGCGCGATAACCGGGCTACGCTACACCCCGAAAAATCATAATCTTGTCGTGTAGTTTATCTCGAACTTGATGAGAGACTACAACCCCCCGAACGATTTTCGGAGTGCAAATATAACATATTAATCCACAAAACAAACTTTTTTTCTTAGCTTTTAATAAGCATTATTTGTAAATTCCCTGAAAATCATTGATTATGAACAAGTTTATCGTATATATATTTTTTTCTTTCACGCTCTTCTCCTGTGCGCAAAGTAAGGACAATGAAATTAAAGCTCCTGAAAACCTTGAATATAAAACAGAACTGGTAGTTCCCGATCTTTCTATTCCCTGGGGAATGGTATTCTTACCCGACGGGTCAATGCTGATTACCGAAAAATCCGGAACCTTGATTCATTTTATAAATGGAGAAAAAAAGATTATTAAAAATACTCCGGAGATATATAACCGCGGACAGGGAGGGTTTTTAGACATAGAACTACATCCTGATTACAAAAATAACGGCTGGATCTATTTTTCGTTTGCCTCGGAAACAGGAAATGGCTCAGGAGGAAATACAGCAATAATGAGAGCCAGACTCTCAGGAGACTCGCTGGTTGAAAACGAACTGCTGTATAAAGCCGAACCCAATTCTACCCGGGGACAACATTTTGGTTCGAGAATAGAATTTGACCCTCAGGGATATTTATACTTCTCTATTGGAGACAGGGGAGACAGGGATGTAAACCCACAAGACATTACCAAAGACTGCGGAAAAATATACAGACTACACGATGATGGAAATATCCCTGCTGACAATCCGTTTTATAATGAACCTGATGCAAAAAAAGCCATATTCAGCTATGGTCACAGAAATCCCCAGGGAATGATCAGGCATCCTTCTACAGGCGACATATGGACTCACGAACACGGTCCTCAGGGTGGCGACGAGATCAACATCATAAAAAAAGGAGCCAACTATGGCTGGCCTGTAATTACATACGGTATTAACTACAGTGGTACTCCCATTACTGAAACCACAGAAAAAGAGGGAATGGAACAACCGCTCTATTATTGGGTACCTTCTATAGCACCCAGCGGTATGGATTTCGTTTCTTCTGATCGATATCCGGACTGGAAAGGAAACCTGCTGGTCGGTTCTCTCAAATTTCAATATCTGGAACGAATGATTATAAAAAACAATCAGGTAACGGAACGTATAAAATTATTTGACGGAATCGGCAGACTGCGCAATATCAAGCAAGCTCCGGATGGCTACATCTATATAGCTGTAGAAAACGAAGGCATCTTTAAAATTGTTCCAAAATAGTTTATTTGTTAGCATCAATAGCTGCCTTAACAGACCCGTGCTTTTTCAATAAAGCCAATGCTTTATCCATATCGACATTTAACACTTCCGTTATAAAACGGGCGCCTCGGTCTACAAGCTTATTATTGTTTAACTGCATATTAACCATCTTGTTCCCTTCTACCCTTCCGATTTTAATCATTAAAGCGGTACTTATCATGTTAAGAACCAGTTTTTGAGAAGTCCCGCTTTTCATCCGTGTACTCCCGGTAACAAACTCGGGACCTACATTTACCGCAATCGGAATATCCACAGAACCGGCCAAAGGCGATCCCGGATTATTGGTAATACAGGCCGTTAAAATGCCGTGTTTACGTGCATCCTTAACACCTCCTGTAACATATGGAGTCGTTCCTGAAGCTGCAATCCCTACCACCACATCATTCTTATTTATATCATGCTCCTTTAAATCTACCCAGGCTTGCTGTGTATCATCCTCGGCAAACTCAACGGCCTTTCTGATAGCGGTATCTCCTCCTGCAATTAAACCAATTACCCTCTCATGTGGCAAACCAAAAGTAGGAGGAATTTCCGAAGCGTCTAAGATCCCCAATCGTCCACTGGTCCCGGCTCCTATATAAAATAAACGTCCGCCATCAACAAATCTAACAGCCAGTTCATCTACCAGCCTGGAAACAGCCGGAATAACTTCCTGTACCGCTAACGCTACTTTTTGATCTTCCTTGTTCATATTGGAAAGAATCTCATCTGTTGTCATATTTTCCAAATGATCATACAAAGAAGTCTGCTCGGTTATTTTAGTGAATTCGCCCATCAGTTATAAAATTAGATTCATTAGCCACAAAGTTATAAATTTGGAGAACGTACATATATAAATTTATTTCCTTTTGAAAAACACCTATTTCGTAATCGGTTTAATGTCCGGCACTTCATTGGATGGTCTCGATATCGCCTGCTGTAAATTTCAACGTCAAGATGACAAATGGAGTTTTGAATTGCTAAAAAGCAGTAGTATAGACTATAAGGATGCTTTTAAAGACAAATTAAAAAATACTGTAAACTTGTCTGCTCCTGAACTATTAGATTTTAATAACAAATATGGAACCTGGCTGGGAGAACAGGTAGATACTTTTATAAAGAAACATAACCTGTGTGTTGACTTTATTTCAAGTCACGGACATACCGTTTTTCATCAAACAAAAATCGGTTTAACATATCAGATCGGTTCTGGTCAGCATCTTGCAAATGCCTGTGGGATTAAGGTGATTTGCGATTTCAGAACTAATGATGTGGCAACCGGAGGCCAGGGAGCCCCTTTGGTTCCGATCGGCGACCTGTTCTTATTTTCAGAATACGACTTCTGCCTTAACCTGGGAGGGATCAGTAATATTTCCTTCGACAAAAACGGAGAAAGAGTGGCATTCGATATCTCCCCGGTAAATATGTTGCTGAATCATCTTAGCAATAAAATTAATATGGCATACGACAAAAACGGGAAA of the Zhouia spongiae genome contains:
- a CDS encoding site-specific integrase — protein: MKTKHTFTVIFFTRKSRSNHKQLSIYVRITINGKRAEISLKRVIPIKDWDSNKSRGRGNSQQVRTLNTYLDEVYNRLLECHKEILEEDKFISSEAIKARYLGEDDNSKTLRELIAYHYGNMAFVLKRGTMKNYYTTEKYLYKFLLKKRRLKDIYLKQLNYEFVTDFEHFLRNYRNSRKQLMLSNNGVMKHLERFKKMVNLAVKLEWMHKNPFNQFQLKYQKYDRAYLSERELELLESTEFTSERLQRVKDCFVFSCYTGLSYVDVKELTDDNIVQGIDGNYWIFTKREKTDERVKVPLLPKAWEIIEKYRILQATDSMGYLLPVNSNQKTNKYLKEISAMCNIHKNITFHVARHTFATTVLLSNGVPIETVSKLLGHSKLTTTQLYARVVETKISEDISDLLDRFKLKDKNKRYGILSKIELK
- a CDS encoding PQQ-dependent sugar dehydrogenase, whose product is MNKFIVYIFFSFTLFSCAQSKDNEIKAPENLEYKTELVVPDLSIPWGMVFLPDGSMLITEKSGTLIHFINGEKKIIKNTPEIYNRGQGGFLDIELHPDYKNNGWIYFSFASETGNGSGGNTAIMRARLSGDSLVENELLYKAEPNSTRGQHFGSRIEFDPQGYLYFSIGDRGDRDVNPQDITKDCGKIYRLHDDGNIPADNPFYNEPDAKKAIFSYGHRNPQGMIRHPSTGDIWTHEHGPQGGDEINIIKKGANYGWPVITYGINYSGTPITETTEKEGMEQPLYYWVPSIAPSGMDFVSSDRYPDWKGNLLVGSLKFQYLERMIIKNNQVTERIKLFDGIGRLRNIKQAPDGYIYIAVENEGIFKIVPK
- a CDS encoding N-acetylmuramic acid 6-phosphate etherase, encoding MGEFTKITEQTSLYDHLENMTTDEILSNMNKEDQKVALAVQEVIPAVSRLVDELAVRFVDGGRLFYIGAGTSGRLGILDASEIPPTFGLPHERVIGLIAGGDTAIRKAVEFAEDDTQQAWVDLKEHDINKNDVVVGIAASGTTPYVTGGVKDARKHGILTACITNNPGSPLAGSVDIPIAVNVGPEFVTGSTRMKSGTSQKLVLNMISTALMIKIGRVEGNKMVNMQLNNNKLVDRGARFITEVLNVDMDKALALLKKHGSVKAAIDANK
- a CDS encoding anhydro-N-acetylmuramic acid kinase; translation: MKNTYFVIGLMSGTSLDGLDIACCKFQRQDDKWSFELLKSSSIDYKDAFKDKLKNTVNLSAPELLDFNNKYGTWLGEQVDTFIKKHNLCVDFISSHGHTVFHQTKIGLTYQIGSGQHLANACGIKVICDFRTNDVATGGQGAPLVPIGDLFLFSEYDFCLNLGGISNISFDKNGERVAFDISPVNMLLNHLSNKINMAYDKNGKLAKKGTLNKKLLEQLNNLDFYKHSYPKSLGFEWFSENVLPIINRTTDSIQNLLHTSVHHITDQLAFVINQIGSRSGNKLLITGGGAKNTFFIETLQDKLKNTEVIIPDEHIIDFKEAIVFAFMGVLRERNEINCLKSVTGAEKDSSSGVIFLPG